The Candidatus Goldiibacteriota bacterium HGW-Goldbacteria-1 genome includes a region encoding these proteins:
- a CDS encoding fumarate hydratase: MKKITTPLDAETIEDLTTGDEVLISGTIYTMRDAAHARIAEMVAKKEKLPLDFKNQIIYYCGPTPARDGNAIGSCGPTTSSRMDKFTPMLLNLGIKGMIGKGERATPVKDAIAKNKAIYFSALGGLGAEYARSVVKSEVVAFAELGPEAIYKLEVEDFYAVVIDDTKGNDLYSMFHFS, translated from the coding sequence TTGAAAAAGATTACCACCCCGCTTGACGCGGAGACAATAGAGGATTTAACGACCGGCGACGAAGTGCTTATTTCCGGCACCATATACACAATGCGCGACGCGGCCCACGCCCGGATAGCGGAGATGGTGGCAAAAAAGGAAAAACTTCCGCTTGATTTTAAAAATCAGATTATTTATTACTGCGGCCCCACACCGGCACGCGACGGCAATGCCATAGGTTCATGCGGCCCCACCACATCATCGCGCATGGATAAATTCACCCCTATGCTTTTAAACCTTGGCATAAAAGGCATGATAGGAAAAGGCGAACGCGCCACACCGGTAAAAGACGCTATTGCAAAGAATAAAGCAATTTATTTTTCCGCGCTTGGCGGCTTAGGCGCGGAATACGCCAGGTCGGTTGTAAAGTCCGAAGTGGTGGCTTTCGCGGAACTTGGCCCGGAGGCAATTTACAAGCTGGAAGTGGAAGATTTTTACGCAGTGGTTATAGATGACACAAAGGGAAATGACTTATATTCAATGTTCCACTTCAGTTAA
- the treY gene encoding malto-oligosyltrehalose synthase has product MNIPRATYRFQFNKDFPLARAAELAGYLSLMGFSDVYASPVFKAAEGSTHGYDVTDPGKISCEIGGITGFEKAVKACAAQGVSWVQDIVPNHMAFTKDNYMLMDVLESGIDSKYKNFFDVTWGHSFESMHGRLLAPFLGEPYGEALESGKIKVQYSKDGLTAGYYEHSFPIAIKSYYSFFTGGIDELKKKLGRKNNDYMRFTGALYVLKNLKGIDDVTERKEQIDFVKSILWELYESGGEIKTYIDGIVTLYNGEPGKPESFNLLDALLKEQYFRLALWKVASEEINYRRFFNINGLISVKVEEPEVFNAIHRLVLELISKGLISGLRIDHIDGLYDPTAYIRILKKAAPEAYIVVEKILESTEKLPAYWTVQGTTGYDFMNYVNGIFVMQKNEKEMTKAYEKFTGAQFDYYGVMTAKKRLIIGKRMAGDVDNLASAIKDIMSKYRHGSDITMYGIKRALVEVLAFFPVYRAYVNNEYVTDKDTAYIKETIEAAKRNAPGLSYELDFMKKFLLLEFDDFMDEPAKQGWIKVVMKLQQLTGPLMAKGFEDTFLYIYNRLLSLNEVGSSPDKFGISIREFNNFCLERARLWPHTMNATSTHDAKRGEDSRARLNVLSEMPKAWSERTKKWASVNYAVRPAVISKNDEYMVYQALLSAWPFNEAEVPGFRERVKDFVIKAVREAKVYTAWIKPDEIYENAVTDFAMKITDPVTGKDFLHDFLPFVKKVSFYGVLNSLSQACIKIAAPGVPDFYRGTELWEFAFVDPDNRRALDYGVIQNNAAIIKERENDPSFTAEILAKYKSGLVKQFLIFKMLNARRKEEQLFTNGGFVSLKTAGRHADKVVTFARDKDKKLAVIAAPRFTSMMVREDEMPAGEHVWGDTHIILPEDPPQVFTCAITGKTVKADGRKLYLRDVLAVFPCGLVISE; this is encoded by the coding sequence ATGAATATACCGCGCGCGACGTACAGGTTTCAGTTTAATAAAGATTTTCCGCTGGCACGGGCCGCGGAACTTGCCGGCTACCTGTCTTTAATGGGCTTTTCTGATGTTTACGCTTCCCCTGTTTTTAAAGCCGCGGAAGGCTCCACGCACGGTTATGATGTCACGGATCCGGGAAAGATAAGCTGCGAAATAGGCGGTATCACCGGGTTTGAAAAAGCCGTAAAAGCGTGCGCGGCGCAGGGGGTGTCATGGGTTCAGGATATTGTGCCCAATCATATGGCATTTACAAAAGATAATTATATGCTTATGGATGTCCTTGAAAGCGGGATAGATTCCAAATATAAAAATTTTTTTGATGTTACCTGGGGCCATTCATTTGAAAGCATGCACGGCAGGCTGCTGGCGCCTTTTCTTGGAGAACCATACGGCGAAGCGCTTGAGAGCGGAAAAATAAAGGTTCAATATTCAAAAGACGGGCTAACCGCCGGTTATTATGAACACTCTTTTCCCATAGCCATAAAATCATATTATTCTTTCTTTACCGGCGGTATTGATGAACTTAAAAAAAAGCTGGGCAGAAAAAATAACGACTATATGCGTTTTACCGGCGCGCTGTATGTGCTTAAGAACCTGAAAGGTATTGATGATGTCACCGAAAGGAAAGAGCAGATAGATTTTGTCAAGTCCATTTTGTGGGAACTGTATGAATCGGGCGGGGAAATAAAAACATATATTGACGGGATTGTAACTTTGTATAACGGAGAACCGGGGAAACCTGAATCATTTAACCTGCTGGACGCGCTTTTAAAAGAACAGTATTTCCGCCTGGCGCTGTGGAAAGTGGCGTCTGAAGAGATAAATTACAGGAGGTTTTTTAACATAAACGGGCTTATATCCGTAAAGGTTGAAGAACCCGAAGTATTTAACGCCATTCACAGGCTTGTGCTTGAACTTATTTCCAAAGGGCTTATATCAGGATTAAGGATAGACCATATTGACGGGCTGTATGACCCCACCGCGTACATCAGAATTTTAAAAAAAGCCGCGCCTGAAGCATATATTGTTGTGGAAAAAATACTTGAAAGCACGGAAAAACTTCCCGCGTACTGGACAGTTCAGGGCACGACAGGATATGATTTTATGAATTATGTGAACGGTATTTTTGTGATGCAGAAAAATGAAAAAGAGATGACAAAGGCGTATGAAAAATTTACAGGCGCGCAGTTTGATTACTATGGCGTTATGACCGCGAAAAAGAGGCTTATTATAGGAAAAAGAATGGCCGGTGATGTTGATAATTTGGCCTCTGCTATCAAAGATATAATGTCAAAATACAGGCATGGAAGCGACATTACAATGTATGGAATAAAGCGAGCCCTTGTGGAAGTGCTTGCTTTTTTCCCTGTTTACAGGGCTTATGTAAATAATGAATACGTAACAGACAAGGATACCGCGTATATAAAGGAAACGATAGAAGCGGCAAAGAGAAACGCGCCGGGGCTGTCGTATGAACTTGATTTCATGAAAAAGTTTCTTCTGCTTGAATTTGATGATTTTATGGATGAACCGGCAAAACAGGGATGGATAAAAGTGGTCATGAAACTTCAGCAGCTGACAGGGCCGCTTATGGCAAAGGGTTTTGAAGACACGTTTTTATACATATATAACAGGCTGCTGTCTTTAAACGAAGTGGGAAGCAGCCCTGACAAATTTGGGATAAGTATCAGGGAATTCAATAATTTTTGCCTGGAACGCGCCAGGCTTTGGCCGCATACCATGAATGCCACGTCCACCCATGACGCAAAAAGGGGGGAAGATTCAAGGGCAAGGCTTAATGTGCTTTCGGAAATGCCGAAGGCATGGTCGGAAAGAACTAAAAAATGGGCGTCTGTCAATTACGCGGTAAGGCCGGCTGTGATAAGCAAAAATGATGAATACATGGTGTATCAGGCTTTACTGTCAGCATGGCCGTTTAATGAAGCAGAAGTGCCGGGTTTCAGGGAAAGGGTTAAGGATTTTGTGATAAAAGCGGTAAGGGAAGCAAAAGTATACACAGCATGGATAAAGCCGGATGAAATTTATGAAAACGCTGTAACTGATTTTGCGATGAAGATAACAGACCCTGTAACGGGGAAGGATTTTCTGCACGATTTTCTGCCTTTTGTAAAAAAAGTTTCTTTTTACGGCGTGCTAAATTCTTTATCGCAGGCCTGCATAAAAATAGCGGCGCCGGGAGTCCCGGACTTTTACCGCGGCACAGAGCTGTGGGAATTTGCTTTTGTGGATCCGGACAACAGAAGGGCTTTGGATTACGGCGTAATTCAAAATAACGCCGCGATAATAAAAGAAAGGGAAAATGACCCTTCTTTTACCGCGGAAATTTTAGCAAAGTATAAAAGCGGGCTTGTAAAGCAGTTCTTAATATTTAAAATGCTTAACGCAAGGCGCAAAGAAGAACAGCTATTTACAAACGGCGGGTTTGTAAGTTTAAAAACCGCAGGCAGGCACGCGGATAAAGTTGTTACGTTTGCAAGGGATAAGGATAAAAAACTTGCCGTGATTGCGGCGCCAAGGTTTACTTCTATGATGGTACGCGAAGATGAAATGCCCGCGGGTGAACACGTCTGGGGCGATACTCACATAATACTGCCCGAAGATCCGCCGCAGGTTTTTACGTGCGCGATAACCGGTAAAACGGTAAAGGCGGACGGAAGGAAATTATATTTAAGGGATGTTCTGGCGGTATTTCCGTGCGGGCTTGTTATATCGGAATAA
- a CDS encoding glycoside hydrolase, whose amino-acid sequence MNKYICVHGHFYQPPRENPWLREIELQDSAFPYHDWNERITAECYAPNAASRILDEDKKIVDIVNNYSKISFNFGPTLLSWMEKKKPDVYRSIIEADILSRNYFGGHGSAIAQVYNHIIMPLASKRDKETQVRWGIADFQHRFGRYPEGMWLAETAADLETLEILAQENIKFTILAPRQASEIKEINGTEWESVSEGRVDPKRPYRCFLPSGKFIDIFFYDGPISQDIGFGGLLSSGEVLRDRLMGAFSAEETGPEIVSIATDGETYGHHQVHGDMALAYCVYEIETKQLAKITVFGEYLEKFPPQHEVRIYDNSSWSCIHGVERWKSDCGCNSGTKHGWEQKWREPLREAFDSARDKMADFYEQKAVKYSQQPWKLRDDYIKVILEPGEDSIQKLLQEHSGRKVEGKELTEAARLLELQHNALLMYTSCGWFFDEVSGIETTQIMQYAARSIQLLRQCGGPDLEPEFVNTIAKAKSNIHEYKDGARVFEKFVKPAMIDLFRVSVHFAVSSLFEEYRENPKVYCYSVNVGSFEKLEAGRQRLAIGHAYMKSDITFEEEKVSFAVLHLGDHNIVAGVRPYTTEETFNEMHGSIKEAFLSNSVQDSVRAIDERFEKYNYSLWHLFKAEQNDILNKIFQPIMNNISALYSQIYESNYQIMSVIKEKGIYVPKAFLTSVEFVLNEWMKELMETKEPQPEELGRVVTEIKKWGVEPDRNIMRMVVGGEIADIMEMALEETDGTQLMEKTKETLEVLNDMKKDINFWRAQNVYYRMGKRLYGLYSEKAASGDADAMKWLDAFNSIGELLGVKVF is encoded by the coding sequence ATGAACAAATATATATGCGTACACGGCCATTTTTATCAGCCTCCAAGGGAGAATCCCTGGCTAAGAGAGATAGAACTTCAGGATTCCGCTTTTCCTTATCATGACTGGAATGAAAGGATAACAGCTGAATGCTACGCCCCAAATGCAGCTTCCAGGATACTTGATGAGGACAAAAAAATAGTTGATATTGTAAATAACTACTCTAAAATAAGTTTTAATTTTGGGCCTACGCTTTTATCCTGGATGGAAAAGAAAAAACCTGATGTGTACAGGTCCATAATAGAAGCGGATATCTTAAGCCGCAATTATTTTGGCGGGCATGGGTCCGCCATTGCCCAGGTATACAACCATATTATTATGCCGCTTGCGTCAAAGCGTGATAAAGAAACACAGGTAAGATGGGGTATTGCCGATTTTCAGCACAGGTTTGGAAGGTACCCGGAAGGCATGTGGCTTGCTGAAACCGCGGCTGACCTGGAAACCCTTGAAATTCTGGCGCAGGAAAATATTAAGTTTACAATACTGGCGCCAAGGCAGGCATCTGAAATAAAGGAAATAAACGGCACGGAATGGGAAAGCGTAAGCGAAGGCAGGGTTGACCCCAAAAGGCCTTACAGGTGTTTTCTTCCTTCGGGAAAATTTATTGATATATTTTTTTATGACGGCCCTATATCGCAGGACATTGGTTTTGGCGGGCTTTTAAGCAGCGGCGAGGTTTTAAGGGACAGGCTTATGGGGGCTTTTTCCGCGGAAGAAACCGGGCCGGAAATCGTAAGCATAGCCACCGACGGCGAGACTTACGGACATCATCAGGTGCATGGCGATATGGCGCTTGCGTACTGCGTTTATGAAATTGAAACAAAACAGCTGGCTAAGATAACTGTTTTCGGGGAATATCTGGAAAAATTCCCGCCTCAGCATGAAGTCAGAATATATGACAACAGCTCGTGGAGCTGCATACACGGGGTGGAAAGATGGAAGTCGGACTGCGGATGTAATTCCGGGACAAAGCATGGATGGGAACAGAAGTGGCGCGAACCTTTAAGGGAAGCTTTTGACAGCGCAAGGGATAAAATGGCGGATTTTTATGAACAAAAAGCCGTAAAATATTCGCAACAGCCGTGGAAATTAAGGGATGATTATATAAAGGTAATACTGGAACCGGGGGAAGATTCAATTCAGAAGCTGCTTCAGGAACATTCCGGCAGGAAAGTTGAAGGAAAAGAACTGACAGAGGCTGCAAGGCTGCTTGAACTTCAGCACAACGCGCTTTTAATGTACACAAGCTGCGGCTGGTTTTTTGACGAAGTGTCAGGGATAGAGACAACACAGATAATGCAGTATGCCGCAAGGTCCATACAGCTTTTAAGGCAGTGCGGCGGCCCTGACCTGGAACCCGAATTTGTAAACACAATAGCAAAAGCAAAGAGCAATATCCACGAGTACAAAGACGGGGCGCGTGTGTTTGAAAAGTTTGTAAAACCCGCCATGATTGACCTTTTCCGCGTAAGCGTGCATTTCGCGGTTTCGTCGCTTTTTGAAGAATACCGTGAAAATCCCAAAGTTTATTGCTATTCCGTAAATGTGGGAAGTTTTGAAAAACTGGAAGCCGGAAGGCAGAGGCTTGCAATAGGCCACGCGTATATGAAATCTGACATTACTTTTGAAGAGGAAAAAGTAAGTTTTGCCGTGCTGCATCTGGGGGACCACAATATAGTTGCAGGGGTAAGGCCGTACACCACGGAAGAAACGTTTAATGAAATGCACGGCAGCATAAAAGAAGCGTTTTTAAGCAACAGTGTTCAGGATTCGGTAAGGGCAATTGATGAAAGGTTTGAAAAATATAACTATTCGCTGTGGCACCTTTTTAAGGCGGAGCAGAACGATATTTTAAACAAGATATTCCAGCCCATCATGAACAACATATCCGCGCTCTATTCACAGATTTACGAATCCAATTACCAGATAATGTCGGTAATAAAAGAAAAAGGGATTTATGTGCCCAAAGCTTTTTTAACCTCCGTGGAATTTGTATTAAATGAATGGATGAAAGAGCTGATGGAAACAAAAGAGCCGCAGCCCGAAGAACTTGGACGTGTTGTAACGGAAATAAAAAAGTGGGGGGTTGAACCGGACAGGAACATTATGAGAATGGTTGTGGGCGGCGAAATAGCCGATATAATGGAGATGGCGCTGGAAGAAACAGACGGCACACAGCTTATGGAAAAAACAAAAGAGACCCTTGAAGTCTTAAATGATATGAAAAAGGATATTAATTTCTGGCGCGCTCAGAATGTTTATTACAGGATGGGAAAAAGGCTTTACGGATTGTATTCGGAAAAAGCGGCATCCGGCGATGCAGACGCCATGAAGTGGCTTGATGCCTTTAATTCAATCGGGGAACTTCTTGGGGTAAAGGTGTTCTGA